CCGCATCCTCATCGGTGGCAAGGATGTGACCATGCTTCCCGCCAACGAGCGCGATGTCTCGATGGTCTTCCAGTCCTATGCCCTATTTCCGCACATGAGTGCGCTGGATAACGTCGCTTACGGCCTCCAGTCCTCGGGCCTGAAAAAGGCCGAGGCGCGGGAAAAGGCCGAAGAGGGGCTGAAACTCGTCGGCCTTGCCGGCATGGGCCACCGCCTGCCGGCGGAACTCTCCGGCGGCCAGCAGCAGCGCGTCGCGGTCGCCCGCGCCCTCGTGCTGGAGCCGCAGGTGCTGCTGCTCGATGAACCATTGTCGAATCTCGATGCGCGCCTGCGCCGGCGCGTGCGCACCGATATTCGTGAGCTTCAGCAGAGGATCGGCTTTACCGCCGTTTATGTCACGCATGACCAGGATGAGGCGCTCGCGGTATCGGATCGCATCATCGTCATGAAAGAGGGAGAAATCGCCCAATCCGGCGCCCCCCGCGAACTTTATGAGGCACCGGCATCCTCCTTCATCGCCGATTTCATGGGCGAGGCGAACGTCGTGCCCTGCGAAGTCGTCTCCCAGACGGGTGACGAATCCCTTGTGCGGGTTGGCACGATGGAACATCGGGTCCGAAGCCGCGGCCCGCGCTCCGGCAGCGCCAAGCTTGCCGTGCGTCCCGGCGCCATCACCATCGGCGCGGCGGGTGGCAGCGGCATGCCCGGCCGCGTGCTGCACACGGCCTATCTCGGCGGCCACATCGAATATGAAGTCGAAACGGAAGTCGGCACGCTCTTCATCATCGACCATGAAATGAACCACACGCAACGCGAAACGAGCGATGTCACACTCAATTTCAAAAACCGTGGCATAGCCCTCATCGACGCTTGAAGACTCATGGACTTAAGGAAAATGGAAATGACAGGACAGAATGACGGCCTCGATCAACGCTTTGCGCTGGCAAAGACGCTGGCGGAAGAGGCCGGTTCAATGGCGCTCGATTATTTCAACAAGCGCGACAGCCTCGTGATCGAGACGAAACGCGATCTGCAGGACGTGGTCTCCATTGCAGACCGCAACGTCGAGACCATGCTGCGCGAGCGCGTCGCCGCAGCCTTCGCGAATGATGGTTTCCTCGGTGAGGAGCACGGTTATCAGGACGGCACCTCCGGCTACACCTGGGTTGTCGATCCGATCGATGGCACCGCTCCTTTCGTCAATGGCATGCCAAGCTGGTGCGTCTCCATCGCCGTCATCCGTGACGGTGCCCCGGTTATCGGCGTCATCAAGGTGCCATGTTCGCAGGAAATCTACGCTGCCGCGCAGGGACATGGCGCGACCCTGAATGGCGCACGCCTGCAACTCGATCCATCACGTAACCTGCAGAATGCGCTGACGGGCATCGGCAGCAATAACTATGTCACGCCGCAGTGCGTCGGGCACATCATCAGCGACGTGCTGGCCCGCGGCGGCAACTTCATCCGCAATGGCTCGGGAGCCTTGATGCTGGCCTATGTCGCGGCAGGACGCCTCGTCGGATATTACGAGCCCCATATGCGCGCCTGGGATTGCATGGCCGGGTTCTGCCTCGTCAACGAAGCCGGCGGCCGTTCCATGCCGTTTTCGCTGGAAGGCGAAAAGCTGTTCGAAGGACAGCCCGTCCTCGCTGGCAATGCTTCCTGTTATCAGGAGCTCGTGGACATTCACGAAGCAGCTCGTGACGCCTAAGAGAAGCGTGCAGCTTTCCCAATATCGAAAAGCGGCCGGTAGCGGCCGTTTTTTGCCGCTTTAAACTATATCACCTCGTGACGCTGTAGGTTCGATGACTTCTCCATGCCCTCGCTCCGGCTTGGAAATTCACACCCTAGGTCAGCAGATAGCTGGCGTCGGATACGCGTTGAACAATTGCCTGCGCCGCAAGGAGGATCGTGTCGCCTTCAATGGATTGATGAGGTGGCAGCAGGTGTTTGTCGATCGTCAGCAGGAAATGGGATGACTGCGCTTCACCGGGCGAAATGGAAATGTAAGACCAGCGATGCCAGGCAAATGGCATCGTGGCGAGGGCCATTCCCAAAAGTCCTTTAAGACGCATCGACCATGTTGCCAAGGACTTGGCGTGACGGGCAGCATCGGTCTCGTCGACAATATGCGGACGCTGAAAGGCCGTTTGGCCATGGTTGATCTTCCATGCCTCGGGATCATCATTGGCGAGATCGATCGTCGATTTTACCGGCTCGGCTATCAGCGCGACGTTCGGGCTGAGCAAGCGCGGAACGAAAGAAAACGGCAGGCTGCGGATTTCGCGCAAGGGCGCGTTGACGCGGATAAGCTGCGCCAGACACCGCCAGTCGAAGCCCTGATGTGAGGTATGGTGCGCCGGCACCCGGTCCATCCGATACAACCCCGCCCAAAAGGTCTCTTTCAGGTTGCCGGACTGTCGGTTGTAGCCCATGAGGGCCGAACCCCAGTTCTTGATCCATACGGCTGGCCCGACTTCAACCGGCACCGTCACCAGGAAAATCCGCGGACGAATGATTGTGCAGACATGCTCGATGACGCGGACCGTGCGGTTGAGGTGGATATGTTCGAGCGTTTCCAGTGCAATGACGATATCGGCCTGGATCGTTTCGTAAAGCCTCTCGTCGGTGGCGTCGCCGACGATAAAACGGCAGTTTTCGTTTTTGCCGTAACGATTGCGCGCGGCATCGATGAAGATTGGATCGTAGTCGATACCCACATACTCAACGTCGAATCTTTCGAGAATATGGCCGACCGCAGTTCCAGGACCGCAGCCGATATCCAGTATTCTGACCTTCCGATTGCCAACGTCCTTCTGTACTGTTTCGAGGACCTCGAGCAGCTTGCGATAGCGGCCCGCATGCAGAAAGCGCGTCAGCCAGTTGAAGTCCTGGATTTTTTCGTAAGTCGTCGCGAACGTACCCATCCAATCCGTCTCCATGAATCGTAGATCATGTCGTCTCGCGCTCCCTGCTACCTTAAGAGATAGTGCGCGACCCGGCGTTGTATTTCCGAAGTCTGGCACGACCTGCGGGACCTGCAACTCGACCAAAAGGCTTAAGTCGAAAGCGGCAATACTCACCCTGCCTCCTCTAAAAGGCAGATGTCGACGTGGTGGACGGTGAATCGGCCAGTTCTGACTTGCCGTCCTCTCCCTTTTGGTATGCTGCCGATGCGCAGGGCCTCGTTATACCTTTCAGGGAGGCGCCATCCGGGGCCGGAACCGCTGGGAGATGTGGTGGATGGTAGACAAGAGAGCCTTGATTATCGGCGTAACCGGGCAGGATGGCGCTTATCTCAGCGAATTGCTGCTTGCCAAGGGATATATGGTTCACGGCCTGAAGAGGCGGTCTTCCTCCTTTAATACCGGTCGGATCGATCATCTTTACCAAGATCCCTTCGAGGAAGACCTGCGCTTTCGCCTGCACTTCGGTGACCTCACGGACGCCACGAACCTGTGCCGGGTCATTCAGGAGGTCCAGCCCGACGAGATCTACAATCTAGGCGCCCAGAGCCATGTCCAGGTCAGCTTCGAGACGCCGGAATATACGGCAAATGCGGATGCGCTTGGCACGCTGAGGCTGCTGGAAGCCATGCGTATCCTGAACCTTGGCGATCGCTGCCGGTTTTACCAGGCATCCACATCGGAGCTGTTCGGGGGGATGGGCACGGTCGCCCAGCACGAGGGTACGCCGTTCTATCCGAGAAGCCCCTATGCTGCGGCCAAACTCTACGCATACTGGATGACGGTCAATTACCGGGAAAGTTACGGCTTTCACGCATCCAACGGCATTCTCTTCAACCATGAGAGCCCCATTCGCGGGGAGACATTCGTCACCCGGAAGATCACGCGTGGCGTTGCGGCCATCGAGCGCGGTCTCATGAGCAAGCTGCGTCTTGGCAATCTCGACGCAAAGAGGGACTGGGGGCATGCGCGCGATTATGTCGAAGGCATGTGGCGCATCGTGCAGCAGGAAATACCCGAGGACTATGTGCTTGCGACCGGCGAAGCACATACGGTGCGGGAATTTGTTGAGCTTGCTTTCGGCGTGGTTGGCAAGACCATCGAATGGCACGGCGATGGCAGTGACGAAGTGGGATATGATGCCAAAACCGGCAATTCGATCATCGAAATCGATCCCAGATATTTTCGTCCGGCGGAAGTGGATTTTCTTCTCGGCGATCCCAGCAAGGCGCGCAGAAAACTCGACTGGAGTCACTCGACGTCCTTTTGCGACCTCGTTCAGGAAATGGTCGAAGCGGATCTTCGCCTCGTAATGTTGGAAGAGGGAAGAAATGAGTTCGTCGCCTGAATCGAAAGACATGCCGTTCAGTCTAAACGGCAAGCGTGTCTGGGTTGCCGGCCATACGGGTATGGTCGGCTCGGCACTCGTGCGACGTCTGGAGCGCGAGAATTGCGAAATCCTCAAAGTCTCCCGCCGCGAGCTTGATCTGACCCGACAATACGAGACGGAGCAATGGATGGCGGCGGCAAGGCCGCAGGTCATTTTTGTCGCTGCCGCCAAGGTCGGAGGCATCGCAGCAAATGCAGCCTATCCGGCGGACTTTCTTTACACCAACACGCTCATTTCGATGAATATCATGAAATCGGCTGCCGATATCGGTGTCGAAAAGCTTCTCTGGATGGGATCTAGCTGCATCTATCCGAAATTCGCAGCTCAGCCGATCACGGAAAATGCCCTTTTGACAGGTCCGCTGGAGCCTACCAACGAGGCCTACGCGATTGCGAAGATCGCGGCGCTCAAGCTTTCCCAATTCTATTCCATTCAGTACGGCCTGAATTGCGTCTCCGTCATGCCGACCAATATTTACGGGCTGAACGACAATTTCGATCCGCAAAGCTCGCATGTCATTCCCGCGATGATCAGGAGAATGCATGAGGCGAAAATCAGCGGCCAGAACAAGATCGTTCTATGGGGTACGGGCAGTCCTCTGCGTGAATTTCTCCATGTGGACGATCTGGCCGATGCCTGTTGTTTCCTCATGAAGTCATCTGCGCATTTTCCGCTGATCAATATCGGCTCGGGGCGGGAGATATCAATCCGCAATCTCGCCCATCTGATTGCAGGCATCGTCGGTTACGAGGGGCAGATCGTTTTTGACACCAGCAAACCGGATGGAGCCCCCAGAAAGCTGCTCGACTGCTCGCGGCTCAACGCGCTTGGCTGGAACTCGACGGTCGAACTCAGATACGGAATTCAGGATTTGTATGAGTGGTGGCGACACCCGAAGTCGCTGCAATCGGATATGTTACGACAAGCGGCAAGATGAGATCGCCAAATTCCCTAATATCATCAATTTTGCTTGCCGCCCTTGCGCTCGCATTTTCAGGTCTCTCGTTTGCCGGGAAGCCCGCGGCGCAGGGAGTGCAAGAGCAAGGCAGCCAACCCGATCCACGGCAGTTCGGTTTCCCGATACCTGTCCCGGAACCACGATTGCCTGACGATGCCGATGCCTTCAATCCGCCGTGGATGGAGGTCGGCGGCAAGGGGCCGGCAATCGCGGAGATTTCGAGAACGGCGGGCGCTGGCGAGGTTGTCTCGATGACCGGCGTCGATCTCGACGGACGAACGGGTTTCGAAGTCTTTTCGCAATTCCCCGGTGCCGCGCAGGGCGTCGTGACGCCGTTGGCACCGCTGACGGCTGACGCAACGGCGGCGACGCTGCTGCTGCCTGCCACGCTTCCTTCATGGTCCACCTACCTGATCAGGCCTCTGCG
This is a stretch of genomic DNA from Agrobacterium fabrum str. C58. It encodes these proteins:
- a CDS encoding class I SAM-dependent methyltransferase produces the protein MGTFATTYEKIQDFNWLTRFLHAGRYRKLLEVLETVQKDVGNRKVRILDIGCGPGTAVGHILERFDVEYVGIDYDPIFIDAARNRYGKNENCRFIVGDATDERLYETIQADIVIALETLEHIHLNRTVRVIEHVCTIIRPRIFLVTVPVEVGPAVWIKNWGSALMGYNRQSGNLKETFWAGLYRMDRVPAHHTSHQGFDWRCLAQLIRVNAPLREIRSLPFSFVPRLLSPNVALIAEPVKSTIDLANDDPEAWKINHGQTAFQRPHIVDETDAARHAKSLATWSMRLKGLLGMALATMPFAWHRWSYISISPGEAQSSHFLLTIDKHLLPPHQSIEGDTILLAAQAIVQRVSDASYLLT
- a CDS encoding ABC transporter ATP-binding protein codes for the protein MITVKPGSVVFENVRKTFGAFTAIPDLSLTIEPGTLVTLLGPSGCGKTTTLRMLAGLEHPNSGRILIGGKDVTMLPANERDVSMVFQSYALFPHMSALDNVAYGLQSSGLKKAEAREKAEEGLKLVGLAGMGHRLPAELSGGQQQRVAVARALVLEPQVLLLDEPLSNLDARLRRRVRTDIRELQQRIGFTAVYVTHDQDEALAVSDRIIVMKEGEIAQSGAPRELYEAPASSFIADFMGEANVVPCEVVSQTGDESLVRVGTMEHRVRSRGPRSGSAKLAVRPGAITIGAAGGSGMPGRVLHTAYLGGHIEYEVETEVGTLFIIDHEMNHTQRETSDVTLNFKNRGIALIDA
- a CDS encoding inositol monophosphatase family protein — encoded protein: MTGQNDGLDQRFALAKTLAEEAGSMALDYFNKRDSLVIETKRDLQDVVSIADRNVETMLRERVAAAFANDGFLGEEHGYQDGTSGYTWVVDPIDGTAPFVNGMPSWCVSIAVIRDGAPVIGVIKVPCSQEIYAAAQGHGATLNGARLQLDPSRNLQNALTGIGSNNYVTPQCVGHIISDVLARGGNFIRNGSGALMLAYVAAGRLVGYYEPHMRAWDCMAGFCLVNEAGGRSMPFSLEGEKLFEGQPVLAGNASCYQELVDIHEAARDA
- a CDS encoding GDP-L-fucose synthase family protein, producing the protein MSSSPESKDMPFSLNGKRVWVAGHTGMVGSALVRRLERENCEILKVSRRELDLTRQYETEQWMAAARPQVIFVAAAKVGGIAANAAYPADFLYTNTLISMNIMKSAADIGVEKLLWMGSSCIYPKFAAQPITENALLTGPLEPTNEAYAIAKIAALKLSQFYSIQYGLNCVSVMPTNIYGLNDNFDPQSSHVIPAMIRRMHEAKISGQNKIVLWGTGSPLREFLHVDDLADACCFLMKSSAHFPLINIGSGREISIRNLAHLIAGIVGYEGQIVFDTSKPDGAPRKLLDCSRLNALGWNSTVELRYGIQDLYEWWRHPKSLQSDMLRQAAR
- the gmd gene encoding GDP-mannose 4,6-dehydratase, whose translation is MVDKRALIIGVTGQDGAYLSELLLAKGYMVHGLKRRSSSFNTGRIDHLYQDPFEEDLRFRLHFGDLTDATNLCRVIQEVQPDEIYNLGAQSHVQVSFETPEYTANADALGTLRLLEAMRILNLGDRCRFYQASTSELFGGMGTVAQHEGTPFYPRSPYAAAKLYAYWMTVNYRESYGFHASNGILFNHESPIRGETFVTRKITRGVAAIERGLMSKLRLGNLDAKRDWGHARDYVEGMWRIVQQEIPEDYVLATGEAHTVREFVELAFGVVGKTIEWHGDGSDEVGYDAKTGNSIIEIDPRYFRPAEVDFLLGDPSKARRKLDWSHSTSFCDLVQEMVEADLRLVMLEEGRNEFVA